Genomic window (Tardiphaga sp. vice304):
GTTGACGCCCTGCGAGCGGTCGCCCTCCGGCGCGCCGGTGCCGGCTGGCGCCACGCCGACGTCGATGCACACAGTGCCCGGCGCCTGGAAATGAATGATCTGCCAGCGATCGACCGGGCCGGACTTGCCGAGCTGGGCTGCCCAGAACGGCGGCGCCTCGATGCCTTTCATCCAGCGCGTCACGGTGACGGTCCGGTCGCCATGGGTGACATCGAACGGCGCCTCCGCGACGTCGTCCTGGCCGATGCTGGAGCCGTGCACGAAGGTCTCGTGGGTCAGGTCCATCAGATTGTCGACGACGAGGCGCCAGTCGCATCTGGCGTGGATGGTCTTGCCGTCGCCGGCCCATTCGGGATCGTCGTTCCAGCGCATGTCCGGCACCAGAGCGGGGTCGGCCAGCGCCGGGTCGCCCATCCACAGCCAGACGAAGCGGTGCTTTTCCACCACCGGATAGGCGCGCACGCAGGCCGAGGGATTGATGGTCTCCTGCGACGGCATGAAGGTGCAGCGGCCCTGCGCATTGTATTTCAGGCCGTGATAGCCGCAGACGACGGTGTCGCCGTCGAGCCGGCCCTTGGAAAGCGGGACGAGGCGATGCCAGCAGGCATCCTCCAGCGCCGCGACGGCGCCGTCCGCGCGGCGATACATCACCACATGCTTGTTGCAGATCGTGCGCGGAAACAGCGCGTGCTTGATGTCGACGTCCCAAGCGGCGGCGTACCAGGCGTTCATCGGGAAGGGAGCGGTCATCGCGGCGTCCTCCTACAAGGAATCCAGATTGTATACCGAATTCCTGATTCGAAGTATTCTATCGATTAAATATCCGCATGCATAGACATTTCAGTATACATAAAATCCATGAGCTTACGTCGCGCATTTTATTATCAATTTTAGGTTGCAGTTTGTTCCTGACTTGTTCCAAAATCCGGTTGCCGGAGTTAGGGGGCTCTCATGAGTGGATTGGAAACACGATCGGACTCTGAACTGGTGCAGGCGTGGATAGACAACGTGCGTGAGCACGATGCCATCGAGCACGTCGGGGCGGGGAACCGCCATTTTGGCGAGCGGATGAAGATCGTCGACGAGTTGATGGCGCGCAGCGACGGCCGGCTGAACCTGATGCTGCCGCTCCTTGAGCATTCCGATCTCGACGTGCGATATACTGCGGCGTTTTTATTCCGGGAGGCCGATCCGACCGTGTTCCGCAAGACGTTGGCGGGACTGAGCACGATGGGTGGCAAAGTGGCCGCCGATGCCGCCCGGATGCTGGCAGCCCCACCGCTGGCCAAGTCCGTCCCGCAGCCGCCCATTCCTGAAGACCATCCGCTGTTCTGGGCTGCCCGAAATCCGCCTGCGCCTAGCATGCCCCGCGATGAGGTGGAGCGGCGGCTATCCTCTCTGTTTCCGGCGGAGCACAAGAAGTTACTGTCGTTGTTGACGCCTGCCATAGGGCTGTGGCCGCAGCCTGCGGAGGCCAGCGCACCGATTGCGGGGTCCCGATGTAGCGCGTCAATCTGGATGGGAAGCGCGACAATCAGGATGGCAATTTAGCGGTCGCGGCGTGGGGATGATTGTCGCGGCCTGACGATAACGCAAGCGATAATCGCGTGCTGTAGAGTTGATTGTCGTGGAGCGACAATCAGGATGACGCTTTGATTGTCGCGCGCGTTGGCGGTCGTCCGGCTCCACGAGCCTTGTCGAGAGCCTCTTTCCGGCGATAGCTGTCGACATTCATTTCGAGGATCGTGGCGTGATGGACGAGGCGGTCGATCGCCGCGAGGGTCATAGCTTGATCCGGGAAGATTTTTCCCCATTCACCGAATGGCTGATTGGCGGTGATCAGCATCGAGCGGCGTTCGTAGCGAGCGCTGATCAACTCGAACAGAACGCTGGTCTCCGCTTGATCCTTGGTCACATAGGCCAGATCGTCGAGGATCAGCAGGTGATATTTGTCGAGTTTGGCGATCGCCGCTTCAAGCGTGAGATCGCGGCGCGCGATCTGGAGCTTTTGCACGAGATCGGTGGTTCTGGTGAACAACACGCGCCAACCGTTTTCGATCAGGGCCATGCCGAGCGCCGCTGCCAGATGCGATTTGCCGCCGCCAGGGGGACCAAAACACAACAGATTGGCGCCCTTGTCGAGCCAGGCGTCACCGGCGGCGAGAGCCTGCACCTGCGCCTTTGAGATCATCGGCACGGCATCGAAGTCGAATGCAGCGAGGGTCTTGCCCGGCGGCAGGCGGGCTTCATCCAGATGACGCTCGAAGCGACGACGGTTTCGCTCCACCATCTCCTGTTCAGCCAGGGCCGCCAGGAAGCGGGCGGCGGGCCAGCCTTCCTTATCGGCGGTTTCCGCCAGGGCGGCCCAGATCAGCTTGATGCCGGGCAGACGCAGTTCGCTGAGCAGCAATTCGACACGGGCGGCGTCGATCTTGACGGTCGCGTTCATGCGGCTTCTCCCACAGCCGCGGCAATCTGGTCGTAGATAGCGAGCGAGGGCAGCGTGACGACGACGACCGGTAGTGCCATGCCCTTCGGTCGGAAGCGTTCGATCAGCGCCTTGAGATCCGGCAGGATGCCGTCGTCGAGCGTGGCTTGCAGCACGGCACCGAGCTCCGCCTCGCAGGCCCGTTCATGTGCGAGCGCCAGAAGCCCGACCATGGCACGGCAGGCTGGTCTTTCGCCAATGCCGGCGAGCAAGGCGTCGAACGCACGGGCGTAGACGCGGCGGGGGAACAACTGGTCGCGATAGACCAGATTGAGCAGCGCCATCGGTTTGCGGCGCAGCGAATGGATGACATGGCGATAGTCGATGACGTGGCCGTGTTTGCCGTTGGGCTGGGTTCGCCCGCGTCGCAAGGTGATGATGTGCGTGGCGCCCTGGAAGCATTCGAGCCGGTCGTCATAAAGACGTACGCGCAGCCGGTGACCGATCAGGCGGGATGGGACCGAGTAAAACACCTTGCGCAACGTGAAGGCGCTGGAGGTCGTGACGTCGACGTTGACCTCCTCATAATCGGCGGTCTTGCGCACCGGCAGTTTCTTCAGCGCCGTCCGCTCCTGATCGATACGCTTGGCATTGCGCGCGTTGCCGCGGCCAACGATCTCGTCGACAAAACCCCGCCAGGCCGCAAGATCGTCGAAGTCGCGTGAGGCACGCAGCAGCAGGGCATCGGCCAGCGCTCTCTTGAGATGGCCATGCGCACTTTCGATCGAGCCGTTCTCATGCGATACGCCGGGATTGTTGCGGGTCGGCGTCATGCCGTAATGGCCGCAGAACGCCTCATAGCGCGTCGTCAAATCCTCCTTGGCATCGGCTCCGAGATTGCGGAACGCGGCCGACAGGCTGTCGCTGCGGTGCTGCTCCGGAACCCCGCCCAGCGACCACAGCGCGTTCTGCAAGCCTTCCGCCAGCGCGACAAAGCTTTCGCCACCGAGCACGACGTGGGCGTGTTCGAAGCCGGAGAAAGGCAGCCGGAAGTGATAGAGCCGGCAGTCCAGCAACTGGCCCGCAATGGTGACGCCGAGATCGGCGACCTCGGTGAAGTCCGACAACCCCATGCGACCCGGCGGATGTTCCTGACGGAAGATCACCTCCCGATCCGGCCCGTTCACCGCCCGCCATGCCCGAATGCGCCGCTCGAGCGTCCGCCGCGTTCCAGAACCCAGTTCCGGATGCCGCCGGCATAGTTCCTCGAACACGGCGATCGGCCGCAATCCGGGGGCGGCCCTCAGTATCGGCAGAACTTCGTTCTCCCAAACGTCGATGAACGGATCGGCTCGACGGCGTGCGCGGCGCGCCTTCTTCTGGGTCGGAAGTCGGGGATCCTTCTCGTATCGGTAGGCGGCGGAGGTGCTGAAACCAGCCTTTGCAGCGGCGACGGCTGGCGAATGGTTGCGACGCAAGCTCATGAAAAGCCTCATTTGTTGATCGGTGACATGCCGGCCGGCCAAAGCACTGGTCCTCTCGAAGGAGAAGCCGATGCTTTACCAGCCGCCGTTACCGCCAATGAGGCCCCTTCGGGCCGACACGCCGCTGCTGGGGTGCCTCCGGTCGGGCTACGCCCTCCCTTCGTCACCCCAGCAGCGGCGCATTCTCATCCTGATTGTCGCGGGATTCTCATCCTGATTGTCGCGCTACATCCCGACTTGGCGGAATGCCCTACGCGCCGCCGGGCTGGACATGGCCGGTCGAAGAAGGTGAGCCGATGCTGTTCATCACCCAGATCAATTGCGCCGATGTCCGTCACCTGCCAGGCGCAGATGTGTTGCCGTCGGACGGCGTGCTCGCGTTTTTCGGCGATCATGACGCCGTCCAAGGCTGCACGTTCGCGATGGGCGGCGCGGTGTTTCACTGGCCCGAAACGTCCGAATGGACGCCGGCCGTCCCGCCCTTGGAAATCCTGACGGTGTTTCCGCGCGCCGAACTGCTGTTTCGCCCCACGCTGGAGATGCCGGATCCAAAGAGCGAGGCGCTCGCTTCCGTGTTGAAGGACAATGGTCAACGGGAAGTCTACCGCGAATTTCATGCCGCATTGCAGTCGTATGGCATGCCCGACGGATATGAATACACAGTCGATTTCGGAAGCATGCTCGGGTGGCCGCGTCTGGTGCAGCACGCCGAACTCGAGTTGTTCGATGTCGATCCCGAGGACGCCCGCGTGCTGCTGCAGATCGGCTCCTACACCAACGGCCGTGAGTTCGGCGATTGGGGGCCGGGTGGATCGATATATTTTGTCACCTCGAACAGCGCGCTGGCAGAGAGAGACTGGGAAAGCTGCGAACTTACCGGACAATTCACGTAAGTCTCCGCCTGCGCGACTGCGGGACGCGCGAGGGGCAGTTGACGTACGCAGCGATCCGGCAATGCCCCGACCTCGAAAACATTCCGCGGCAGTCGGGCGCCTCCCCCGATGTCGCCAAGTATATTGACTATCGTCCTATGTAGGCTTATGATCCTCTTGTCCCGCTCATGAGGGGCGCTTCTCGAGGGCGCTCTGGGAGTGGAGCGGGATGCGGCGTCCCGCATGCGTGCCTCGCAAGCACGCCCGGGAGGCCTCGGGTCACCGTCCGGCCCTACTACGGGGGTCTGCCGCACTTTGTCGGCTGGACGCGGGACAGGCAAACGGCGGAAACGCCGGCGGGTATCGTCGCCCGTGCCACGTCCCCGGAAGCACGGTCCCGGGGTCTTAAATCCCGCGGTGGCGCGCCTACAGGCGCCGCGGTTCATCGCGAGATGGATCGCGTCCCATACCACCTCCGCGCCTGTCGGCGCGCCGCCACCCCTCGTGGTTTCGAGGGGAGAATGTCCTTGATAGCTCGGGGCTTTTGCCCGCGAGAAGGCGAAGCCGTGACTGCAGGAAGATCGAGATCGTCCCGCAGGGCCGTCCGGAATACGGCGCGCGGCCGTATCCGGACATGCGAAACGGCCTCGCCTCAGACTTCCCGGCGGTTCAGGAACGCCAGCCGCTCGAACAGGTGCACGTCCTGCTCGTTCTTCAGCAGCGCGCCGTGCAGCGGCGGGATCAGTTTGCGCGGGTCGCGCTCGCGAAGCTGTTCTGCGCTCATGTCCTCGTTCAGCAGCAGCTTCAGCCAGTCCAGCAATTCGGAGGTCGAGGGCTTCTTCTTCAGGCCGGGCACGGCGCGCACCTCGAAGAAGATCCGCATGGCTTCCGCCACCAGCCGCTGCTTGATGCCGGGGAAATGCACCTCGACGATCTGCTGCATCGTCTCCATTTCCGGAAACTTGATATAGTGGAAGAAACAGCGGCGCAGGAACGCGTCGGGCAGTTCCTTCTCGTTGTTGGAGGTGATCATCACGATCGGGCGCTTGGCGGCCTTGATGGTCTCGCCGGTCTCGTAGACATGGAATTCCATGCGGTCGAGTTCGAGCAGCAGATCGTTGGGGAATTCGATGTCGGCCTTGTCGATCTCGTCGATCAGCAGCACCGGGCGCTCGGCATGGGTGAAGGCTTCCCACAATTTGCCGCGCTTGATGTAGTTGGCGATGTCTGAGACGCGGGCGTCGCCGAGCTGGCTATCGCGCAGCCGCGACACCGCGTCATACTCATACAGGCCCTGCTGCGCCTTGGTGGTCGACTTGATGTGCCAGGTCAAAAGCGGTGCGCCGAGCGCCTTGGCGACTTCCTCGGCCAGCACGGTCTTGCCGGTGCCAGGCTCGCCCTTCACCAAAAGCGGCCGCTCCAGCACGATCGCGGCATTGACCGCGACCTTGAGGTCATCGGTGGCGACATAATTCGTGGTGCCGGTAAACTTCATCGAGGCTCTGCCTTCTTATTATGGGGCGCGATAGGGGGCATCCGGACATGCAACGACCGCCGGACGGCGGTCGCAGGATGGGTGCGAAAGACGTCAGCGCCGGATCAGTGACAGGATCACGAGCACGACCACGGCGCCGATCGCCGAATTGATGATGGCCCGAACAATGCCGGTGCCGAGATTGACGCCGAGCTGCGGCAGCAGCCAGCCGGCGACCACCGCGCCGATGATGCCGATGACGATGTTGCCGATCAGGCCGAAGCCGCCGCCGGTGACGATCAGCCCCGCGAGCCAGCCGGCGACGGCGCCCACCAGCAGCCAGACCAGGATGGATTCTATACCCATGTCTTGTTACCCCTTGAAGAAGGTGGCCGGCACCCAATGGGCAGCCGACAGCCAGCAGAGCGAATGTCTGCTGCGCGCCAACTTAAATGAAAAACCGCCGAGGTCCAGACCGGGCGTTGCAAGCGATTTCCCGCGACGCGGCATCAGCCATGCGGTTCAGGCAGCAATTCCGGCGCGGCCCTTGACGGGCCGCGTTGCGCGGGCAAACTGCGCGCCATGTTCTTGAACTTCTTCACATCGCTGCGCGATGCCCAGGTCCCCGTGACGCTGCGCGAATACCTCACCTTGATGGAGGCGCTCGACGCCGACCTTGCGGGTCAGTCGATCGAGAATTTCTATTATCTGTCGCGCGCCGCCTTGGTGAAGGACGAGCGCAACCTTGACAAGTTCGACCGCGTGTTCGGCACCGTGTTCAAGGGGCTGGAAAGTCTGCTCGACGGCATCGACAAGGCCGAGATCCCCGCCGAGTGGCTGAAGAAGCTGGCCGAGAAATATCTTTCCGAGGAAGAGAAGAAGCAGATCGAGGCGATGGGCTGGGACAAGCTCATGGAGACGCTGCGCGAACGCCTGAAGGAGCAGAAGGAGCGCCACCAGGGCGGCAGCAAGTGGATCGGCACCGCCGGCACCTCGCCATTCGGCGCCGAGGGTTACAATCCCGAAGGCGTCCGGATCGGCCAGGACAAGAGCCGGCACCGCCGCGCGGTCAAGGTCTGGGACAAGCGCGAGTTCAAGGACCTCGACGGCAATGTCGAGCTCGGCATCCGCAACATCAAGGTGGCGCTGCGGCGCCTGCGCAAATTCGCCCGCACCGGCGCGCCCGACGAGCTCGATCTCGACACCACGATCAAGGAAACCGCCAATCACGGCTATCTCGACGTCCACATGCGGCCGGAGCGGCGCAACGCCGTCAAGGTGCTGGTGTTCTTCGACATCGGCGGCTCGATGGACTCGCATGTCGAGCAGGTCGAGGAATTGTTCTCGGCGGCGAAGAGCGAGTTCAAGCACATGGAATATTTCTACTTCCACAACTGCCTCTATGAGGGCGTGTGGAAGCAGAACAAGCGCCGCTTCACCGACCGCACGCCGACCTGGGACGTGCTGCACAAATATCCGCATGACTACAAGGTGGTGTTCGTCGGCGACGCCTCGATGTCGCCTTACGAAGTGATGGTGCCGGGCGGTTCGGTCGAGCACGTCAATGAAGAGGCCGGCTCGGTCTGGCTCGAGCGCGTGACGCAGACCTATCCCAATGCGGTGTGGCTCAACCCGGTGGCCAAGAAGCACTGGGACTATTCGGAATCCACCACGCTGATCCGCCGGCTGTTCTCAGAGCGGATGTATCCCTTGACCATCGAGGGCCTCGAAGGCGCGATGAAGGAACTGGTTCGGAAATCATGACGCAAGCCATTGTCCGCGGCATCAAGGCGATGATCGACGAGGCCAATGCGGTGGTCGAGGTGCTGAGCGCGGAGGATGCCATCAAGGCCGTGCAGCAGCCCGATGTGATCCTGATCGACATCCGCGATCCCCGCGAGATCGAGCGCGACGGCCGTATTCCCGGTGCGTTCTCCTGCACCCGCGGCATGCTGGAATTCTGGATCGATCCGGAAAGCCCCTATGCCAAGCCGGTGTTTCAGGAGAGCAAGAAGTTCATTTTCCATTGCGCCGGCGGATTGCGCTCTGCGCTGGCGGCAAAGACCGCGCACGACATGGGCCTCGCGCCCGTGGCGCACATGGCCGGCGGTTTTGCCGCCTGGCGCGATGCCGGCGGTCCGGTCGAAAAGGTCGAGCCGCGGAAGGCGAAGTAACGCCCCGTTGTCATTCCGGGGCGCGAGCGCGCCAGCGCGAGCGAACCCGGAATCTCGGCATGGCAAAGCATTTCAGGATTCCGGGTTCACGGTCGGCTGGCGCCGCCCGTGCCCCGGAATGACAGCCAAGGGCATCTCATGACAACCACCACCGATCCGCTGGTTTCCACCGACTGGCTCGCCGCGCATCTCGACGATCCCACGGTCCGGATCCTCGACGCCTCGTTCAAGCTGCCCGGCGTCACGCCGCTGCCGCGCGAGGATTTCCTCGGCGCGCATATCCCGGGTTCTGCGTTCTTCGACGTCGATGTGATCAGCGACCACGGCCTGTCGCTGCCGCATATGTTTCCCAGCGAGGGCCACTTTGCCGACGGCGTCGGCGCGCTAGGCGTCTCCAATGCCCATACCGTGGTGATCTACGATGCCGGCGGCTGGGTAGCCGGCCCGCGGGCGTGGTGGATGTTTCTCGCCTTCGGCCATGCCGATGTGCGGGTGCTGGACGGCGGGCTGCAGAAATGGCGTGCCGAAGGCCGCGCGATCGAAAGCGGCGAGGTCGATCCGGTGCCGGCGCGCTACACTGCCTCGTTCGACCAAGGTTTCGTGCGCAGCCGGCAGCAGGTGGTCGCCAATCTCGACAGCCGCGCCGCGCAGCTCGTCGATGCCCGGCCGCAGCCGCGCTTCGAGGGCAGCGTGCCGGAGCCGCGTGCGGGCCTGCGGTCCGGCCACATTCCAGGCAGCCGCAACGTGCCCTATGCGAAATTGTTCGATGCCGCGACCGGCACGATGAAGCCGCTGGGCGAGCTACGCGCCGCCTTCAAGGATGCCGGCGTCGATCTCGACAGGCCGATCGTCACCACCTGCGGCTCCGGCGTATCCGCGCTGGTGCTGACGCTGGCGCTCTACCGGCTCGGCGTGCGCGGCACCGCGCTTTATGACGGCTCGTGGGCCGATTGGGGGCAGGCTGACGGTCCGCCGGTGGCGAGCGGGCCTGCGTAACCGCTTAGCGTTGCGGTTGCTGCCAGCCGAACGTTTCGGCCGGGGCGGGCGCCGGCGCTTCGGCGCGGGCATCGAGTCGGCGGCGCTTGGCCGGCTTTTCCCGGATGGCGGCCTTCTTCGGTTTCGTCGTCCGCTTGGCCGGCTCGGCGACCGGTTTGGCTTTCGGCAGCGGCACCGGCTCGATATCGACGGCCGGTCCGCCCAGCGTGGCGATGTTCATCACTGCGATCTCGGTGTCAGCCGCGGTCAGCGTCGAGACCGGCTGGTCCGTGGCCGTGGGCGGCGCGATGGCGGCGACCATGGTTGGCTCGTCGGCGCGGGGGGCGGCCGGAGCCGCGACGGCAGGGACCGCTGCCGGCAAGGTTTCTACCGGGGCGACCTGCTCCAATGCGGGCGCATTCGGCGCGGGATCGGCGGCACGGGCGCGGGCGTCGGCGGGTTGCGCGTCAGGGATGAGCGAGGCCTGTCGGGCCGGTTCAGGCTCCGGGGCGGGGATGTCGTGCGGTACGGCCGCAGCAGGCGCATCGGCGGCGGTGGCTGTCGAGGCCTCCGGCGTCTCGACCCGTAACATGGACAGCGTTGCCGCAGCGTCCGGCGGCGGCTGGGAGGCGAACACGGTCTGC
Coding sequences:
- a CDS encoding aromatic ring-hydroxylating dioxygenase subunit alpha, which produces MTAPFPMNAWYAAAWDVDIKHALFPRTICNKHVVMYRRADGAVAALEDACWHRLVPLSKGRLDGDTVVCGYHGLKYNAQGRCTFMPSQETINPSACVRAYPVVEKHRFVWLWMGDPALADPALVPDMRWNDDPEWAGDGKTIHARCDWRLVVDNLMDLTHETFVHGSSIGQDDVAEAPFDVTHGDRTVTVTRWMKGIEAPPFWAAQLGKSGPVDRWQIIHFQAPGTVCIDVGVAPAGTGAPEGDRSQGVNGFVLNTMTPETATTCHYFWAFVRNHRITEQKITTEIREGVSAIFREDEIILEAQQRAMDENPDRVFYNLNIDAGAMWTRKVIERMVAKETTPQKLQAAE
- a CDS encoding DUF2019 domain-containing protein codes for the protein MSGLETRSDSELVQAWIDNVREHDAIEHVGAGNRHFGERMKIVDELMARSDGRLNLMLPLLEHSDLDVRYTAAFLFREADPTVFRKTLAGLSTMGGKVAADAARMLAAPPLAKSVPQPPIPEDHPLFWAARNPPAPSMPRDEVERRLSSLFPAEHKKLLSLLTPAIGLWPQPAEASAPIAGSRCSASIWMGSATIRMAI
- the istB gene encoding IS21-like element helper ATPase IstB; this encodes MNATVKIDAARVELLLSELRLPGIKLIWAALAETADKEGWPAARFLAALAEQEMVERNRRRFERHLDEARLPPGKTLAAFDFDAVPMISKAQVQALAAGDAWLDKGANLLCFGPPGGGKSHLAAALGMALIENGWRVLFTRTTDLVQKLQIARRDLTLEAAIAKLDKYHLLILDDLAYVTKDQAETSVLFELISARYERRSMLITANQPFGEWGKIFPDQAMTLAAIDRLVHHATILEMNVDSYRRKEALDKARGAGRPPTRATIKASS
- the istA gene encoding IS21 family transposase translates to MAGRHVTDQQMRLFMSLRRNHSPAVAAAKAGFSTSAAYRYEKDPRLPTQKKARRARRRADPFIDVWENEVLPILRAAPGLRPIAVFEELCRRHPELGSGTRRTLERRIRAWRAVNGPDREVIFRQEHPPGRMGLSDFTEVADLGVTIAGQLLDCRLYHFRLPFSGFEHAHVVLGGESFVALAEGLQNALWSLGGVPEQHRSDSLSAAFRNLGADAKEDLTTRYEAFCGHYGMTPTRNNPGVSHENGSIESAHGHLKRALADALLLRASRDFDDLAAWRGFVDEIVGRGNARNAKRIDQERTALKKLPVRKTADYEEVNVDVTTSSAFTLRKVFYSVPSRLIGHRLRVRLYDDRLECFQGATHIITLRRGRTQPNGKHGHVIDYRHVIHSLRRKPMALLNLVYRDQLFPRRVYARAFDALLAGIGERPACRAMVGLLALAHERACEAELGAVLQATLDDGILPDLKALIERFRPKGMALPVVVVTLPSLAIYDQIAAAVGEAA
- a CDS encoding DUF1963 domain-containing protein, whose protein sequence is MSRDSHPDCRATSRLGGMPYAPPGWTWPVEEGEPMLFITQINCADVRHLPGADVLPSDGVLAFFGDHDAVQGCTFAMGGAVFHWPETSEWTPAVPPLEILTVFPRAELLFRPTLEMPDPKSEALASVLKDNGQREVYREFHAALQSYGMPDGYEYTVDFGSMLGWPRLVQHAELELFDVDPEDARVLLQIGSYTNGREFGDWGPGGSIYFVTSNSALAERDWESCELTGQFT
- a CDS encoding AAA family ATPase, which gives rise to MKFTGTTNYVATDDLKVAVNAAIVLERPLLVKGEPGTGKTVLAEEVAKALGAPLLTWHIKSTTKAQQGLYEYDAVSRLRDSQLGDARVSDIANYIKRGKLWEAFTHAERPVLLIDEIDKADIEFPNDLLLELDRMEFHVYETGETIKAAKRPIVMITSNNEKELPDAFLRRCFFHYIKFPEMETMQQIVEVHFPGIKQRLVAEAMRIFFEVRAVPGLKKKPSTSELLDWLKLLLNEDMSAEQLRERDPRKLIPPLHGALLKNEQDVHLFERLAFLNRREV
- a CDS encoding GlsB/YeaQ/YmgE family stress response membrane protein, whose protein sequence is MGIESILVWLLVGAVAGWLAGLIVTGGGFGLIGNIVIGIIGAVVAGWLLPQLGVNLGTGIVRAIINSAIGAVVVLVILSLIRR
- a CDS encoding vWA domain-containing protein translates to MFLNFFTSLRDAQVPVTLREYLTLMEALDADLAGQSIENFYYLSRAALVKDERNLDKFDRVFGTVFKGLESLLDGIDKAEIPAEWLKKLAEKYLSEEEKKQIEAMGWDKLMETLRERLKEQKERHQGGSKWIGTAGTSPFGAEGYNPEGVRIGQDKSRHRRAVKVWDKREFKDLDGNVELGIRNIKVALRRLRKFARTGAPDELDLDTTIKETANHGYLDVHMRPERRNAVKVLVFFDIGGSMDSHVEQVEELFSAAKSEFKHMEYFYFHNCLYEGVWKQNKRRFTDRTPTWDVLHKYPHDYKVVFVGDASMSPYEVMVPGGSVEHVNEEAGSVWLERVTQTYPNAVWLNPVAKKHWDYSESTTLIRRLFSERMYPLTIEGLEGAMKELVRKS
- a CDS encoding rhodanese-like domain-containing protein gives rise to the protein MTQAIVRGIKAMIDEANAVVEVLSAEDAIKAVQQPDVILIDIRDPREIERDGRIPGAFSCTRGMLEFWIDPESPYAKPVFQESKKFIFHCAGGLRSALAAKTAHDMGLAPVAHMAGGFAAWRDAGGPVEKVEPRKAK
- the sseA gene encoding 3-mercaptopyruvate sulfurtransferase, which gives rise to MTTTTDPLVSTDWLAAHLDDPTVRILDASFKLPGVTPLPREDFLGAHIPGSAFFDVDVISDHGLSLPHMFPSEGHFADGVGALGVSNAHTVVIYDAGGWVAGPRAWWMFLAFGHADVRVLDGGLQKWRAEGRAIESGEVDPVPARYTASFDQGFVRSRQQVVANLDSRAAQLVDARPQPRFEGSVPEPRAGLRSGHIPGSRNVPYAKLFDAATGTMKPLGELRAAFKDAGVDLDRPIVTTCGSGVSALVLTLALYRLGVRGTALYDGSWADWGQADGPPVASGPA